From Woronichinia naegeliana WA131, the proteins below share one genomic window:
- the pgsA gene encoding CDP-diacylglycerol--glycerol-3-phosphate 3-phosphatidyltransferase — translation MNLPNTITLSRLLGLPFIFVLLQFPAPLYHWWAVGIFAVAAGTDWLDGYLARRLDQVTEMGKFLDPLVDKLLVLGPLLILVQWQQIPAWAVFLILARELGIAGWRINPQLSGSGPIQGANLWGKLKTITQMAAIAVLLTPLSGQVEQVGLGLFWLSVILTLISGLVYVLGTGIV, via the coding sequence ATGAATTTGCCCAATACCATTACCCTCTCGCGTCTGCTGGGTTTACCCTTCATTTTTGTCTTACTCCAGTTTCCCGCTCCCCTTTATCATTGGTGGGCCGTGGGAATTTTTGCGGTGGCCGCTGGCACAGATTGGCTAGATGGTTATTTGGCCCGCCGCTTGGATCAAGTTACGGAAATGGGAAAATTTCTAGATCCTTTAGTCGATAAATTACTCGTACTAGGGCCCTTGTTAATTTTGGTGCAATGGCAACAGATTCCCGCTTGGGCCGTTTTCTTAATCTTGGCCAGGGAACTAGGCATTGCCGGTTGGCGCATTAACCCGCAATTGAGCGGTAGTGGCCCGATTCAAGGGGCTAATCTGTGGGGAAAATTGAAAACAATCACTCAAATGGCCGCGATCGCTGTCCTTTTGACTCCGTTATCAGGCCAGGTTGAGCAAGTCGGATTAGGGCTATTTTGGCTATCGGTGATTTTAACCTTGATTTCAGGCCTAGTCTATGTGCTCGGCACTGGTATCGTCTGA
- a CDS encoding acetolactate synthase large subunit gives MGELNTADLLVQCLENEGVEYIFGLPGEENLHILEALKHSSIRFITTRHEQGAAFMADVYGRLTGKAGVCLSTLGPGATNLMTGVADANLDGAPLVAITGQVGTDRMHIESHQYLDLVAMFAPVTKWNKQIVRPSITPEVVRKAFKVAQSEKPGATHIDLPENIAAMPVTGKPLSLDSKEKVFAAYRTLSAAANAISKAKNPLILAGNGTIRANASEALTEFATLLNIPVANTFMGKGTIPYTHPLALWTVGLQQRDVITCAFEQSDLVIAVGYDLIEYSPKKWNPEGTCRIIHIGMTPAEIDSSYIPDVEVVGDISDSLMDILKRADRTGKPTPHAAELKPEIRAQYEFYANDTGFPVKPQKIIYDLRQVMGPEDIVISDVGAHKMWMARNYHCDSPNTCLISNGFAAMGIAIPGAIAAKLVYPNRKIVAVTGDGGFMMNNQELETALRVGTPFVTLIFNDNGYGLIEWKQINQFGEASFIKFGNPDFVKFAESMGLKGYRVESAEDLIPTLKMALEQPIPSVIDCPVDYRENIRFSQQAGDLSCEIWE, from the coding sequence ATGGGGGAGTTAAACACCGCCGACTTACTGGTTCAATGCCTAGAGAATGAAGGAGTAGAGTACATCTTTGGACTCCCAGGCGAAGAAAATCTTCATATCCTCGAAGCCCTAAAACATTCATCTATCCGCTTTATCACCACCCGCCACGAACAAGGTGCAGCCTTTATGGCCGATGTCTATGGCCGTTTAACGGGCAAAGCGGGGGTCTGTCTATCAACGTTAGGGCCTGGGGCTACTAATTTAATGACAGGGGTTGCTGATGCTAACCTAGACGGTGCGCCCTTGGTGGCCATTACGGGACAAGTGGGAACTGATCGGATGCACATCGAATCCCATCAATACTTGGATTTGGTGGCGATGTTTGCTCCTGTTACGAAATGGAATAAACAGATTGTTCGTCCCAGTATTACCCCCGAAGTGGTTCGCAAAGCCTTCAAAGTAGCCCAATCGGAAAAACCTGGCGCGACCCATATTGATCTGCCAGAAAATATTGCGGCCATGCCCGTCACGGGTAAACCCCTGAGTCTGGATAGTAAAGAAAAAGTATTTGCTGCCTATCGCACCCTCAGTGCTGCTGCCAATGCTATTTCCAAAGCCAAAAATCCCCTCATCCTGGCGGGGAATGGAACTATCCGAGCCAATGCCAGCGAGGCTTTAACGGAATTTGCCACCCTGCTTAACATTCCCGTTGCCAACACCTTTATGGGTAAAGGAACCATTCCCTATACCCATCCCCTCGCTCTCTGGACAGTGGGACTCCAACAACGGGATGTGATTACCTGTGCCTTTGAACAAAGCGATCTAGTGATTGCTGTCGGTTATGACCTGATCGAATATTCTCCTAAAAAGTGGAATCCAGAAGGAACCTGTCGCATTATCCACATTGGTATGACTCCCGCCGAAATTGATAGTAGCTATATTCCCGACGTGGAAGTGGTGGGAGATATTTCCGATTCCTTGATGGATATTCTCAAACGAGCCGATCGCACCGGCAAACCTACACCCCACGCGGCCGAACTCAAACCAGAAATTCGCGCTCAGTACGAGTTTTATGCCAATGATACCGGTTTTCCCGTTAAACCCCAAAAGATTATCTACGACCTGCGGCAAGTGATGGGGCCAGAGGATATCGTCATTTCCGATGTGGGGGCCCACAAAATGTGGATGGCCCGCAATTATCACTGTGACTCTCCCAATACCTGTCTCATTTCCAACGGCTTTGCTGCAATGGGTATTGCCATTCCAGGCGCGATCGCCGCCAAACTGGTTTATCCCAATCGTAAAATCGTTGCGGTGACAGGGGACGGTGGTTTTATGATGAACAATCAGGAACTAGAAACGGCTCTACGGGTCGGAACTCCCTTTGTGACGCTGATCTTTAACGACAATGGTTATGGTCTGATTGAGTGGAAACAAATCAATCAATTTGGAGAAGCTTCTTTTATTAAATTTGGCAATCCTGATTTTGTTAAATTTGCCGAAAGTATGGGTTTAAAAGGCTATCGAGTCGAATCGGCTGAAGACTTAATTCCCACCCTGAAAATGGCCCTAGAGCAACCCATTCCTTCCGTTATTGATTGTCCGGTGGATTATCGGGAAAATATTCGTTTCTCCCAACAAGCTGGCGATTTAAGCTGTGAAATTTGGGAGTAA